The proteins below come from a single Chryseobacterium bernardetii genomic window:
- a CDS encoding WbqC family protein, protein MKVAIMQPYFMPYIGYISLIKHSDVFILFDPVQFIRHGWIERNRILKQNEGWLYIQVPLLKSGRDTLIQDCLIDNSKDWKNKILSQLQIYKKKAPYYYKTVQLVNEIFEGEYDTITSLNKTCLEKVCTYLGFPKELPIFSQMGMEIETPNDPDEWALNICKKLEGDIHYINPIGGLEFFDTGKYTNNNIEISFQKMIPVHYDQQRQPFEYGLSIIDVMMYNSPEEINNMLDQFELIK, encoded by the coding sequence ATGAAAGTAGCCATAATGCAGCCTTATTTCATGCCTTATATTGGCTACATAAGCCTTATAAAGCATTCTGATGTGTTTATATTATTCGATCCGGTACAGTTTATCCGGCATGGATGGATAGAAAGAAACCGGATTCTTAAGCAGAATGAGGGATGGTTATATATACAGGTTCCATTATTAAAAAGCGGAAGAGACACTCTGATTCAGGATTGTCTGATAGACAATTCAAAGGACTGGAAAAACAAAATTTTGTCTCAATTACAGATCTACAAAAAAAAAGCACCCTATTATTACAAGACCGTTCAATTAGTCAATGAAATATTTGAAGGTGAGTATGACACCATCACCTCTTTAAACAAGACCTGTCTTGAGAAAGTATGTACATATCTTGGATTCCCAAAAGAATTGCCCATATTCTCTCAAATGGGTATGGAAATAGAAACACCCAATGATCCTGATGAATGGGCTCTGAATATATGTAAAAAGCTGGAGGGTGATATTCACTATATCAATCCAATAGGCGGACTTGAATTTTTTGATACAGGAAAATATACCAATAACAATATTGAGATATCATTTCAAAAAATGATTCCCGTACATTATGATCAGCAAAGACAGCCTTTCGAATATGGCTTGTCCATCATTGATGTGATGATGTATAATTCTCCCGAAGAAATCAATAATATGTTGGACCAATTTGAACTGATTAAATGA
- a CDS encoding DegT/DnrJ/EryC1/StrS family aminotransferase, with protein sequence MIPVTQPFLPPKEEYEKYLDGIWKRNWLTNMGPLASQLEMELKEHLKIQHLLFVTNGTVAIQMAIKALNITGEVITTPFSFIATTSCIVWEACTPVFVDIDPKSLCIDATKIEDAITEKTTAILATHVYGNPCDVEAIEIIAKKHNLKVIYDAAHSFGVEVNGKSIFEYGDISTCSLHATKLYHSVEGGLLITKEPELLKKLAYIRNFGISGYDSFSELGINGKNSEFHAAMGLANLKYISKIHNKRKALAELYDEKLKTLKAFKPLWHSNSKENYAYYPIILESEELLLKLKKEMDSQEIFTRRYFYPSLASALPYLPKLELPVTEDISKRSLCLPFYYDLTFEEVEFIARLMLRIQNN encoded by the coding sequence ATGATTCCTGTAACACAACCTTTCCTCCCGCCCAAGGAAGAATATGAAAAGTATTTAGACGGTATTTGGAAAAGAAACTGGCTTACCAATATGGGACCATTGGCCAGCCAATTGGAGATGGAACTAAAGGAACATCTAAAAATACAACATCTTTTATTCGTCACAAATGGTACGGTAGCTATACAAATGGCGATTAAAGCATTAAACATTACAGGAGAGGTCATTACGACCCCATTCTCATTCATTGCAACCACAAGTTGTATAGTTTGGGAAGCTTGTACTCCTGTTTTTGTAGATATAGATCCTAAGAGCTTATGCATAGATGCCACCAAGATTGAAGATGCCATTACAGAAAAAACAACAGCGATCCTCGCCACTCATGTTTATGGTAATCCGTGCGATGTAGAAGCTATAGAAATCATTGCCAAGAAACATAATTTGAAGGTAATTTACGATGCAGCTCATTCTTTTGGAGTGGAGGTCAATGGAAAATCTATTTTTGAGTATGGAGATATTTCCACATGTTCATTACATGCTACAAAGCTCTACCATTCAGTTGAAGGTGGTTTATTGATTACCAAGGAGCCTGAGCTCCTGAAGAAACTAGCATATATCCGAAATTTTGGTATTTCGGGATATGATTCCTTTTCAGAACTTGGGATCAATGGAAAGAACTCCGAGTTTCATGCTGCCATGGGACTTGCCAATCTGAAATATATTTCTAAGATACACAATAAAAGAAAAGCTTTGGCAGAGCTGTATGATGAAAAGCTTAAAACCCTAAAGGCATTCAAACCCCTTTGGCATTCCAATTCCAAAGAAAACTATGCTTACTATCCTATCATTCTGGAAAGTGAGGAACTTCTTTTAAAATTGAAAAAGGAAATGGACAGCCAAGAAATATTTACCCGAAGGTATTTTTATCCAAGCCTGGCTTCTGCCTTGCCGTATTTACCTAAATTGGAGCTTCCAGTTACTGAGGACATTTCCAAAAGATCCCTATGTCTTCCATTCTATTATGATTTAACTTTTGAAGAAGTTGAGTTCATTGCCAGACTTATGTTAAGAATCCAAAATAATTAG
- a CDS encoding FkbM family methyltransferase, producing MKDLLQKIANKVGYTIIKKDTYDNMVQKSKKATVINEKNDLLNKFYATLKALNFQPNFIVDIGANTGTWTREALKQFPDSSYLLIEPQEKLSANFHDLLQNPKIKYLPVGVGNKNDILKFTIVDRDDSCSFIYSEEEAARMGYEQIEVPIKTLSSIIKENNFDYPDIVKIDAEGLDLEVIDGASDLFGKTEVFMVEAGVQVKVYKNTLLRLVNKMDEVGYELYDITDLNRPLDIPVLWLVELVFVKKGGKLTQFPINL from the coding sequence ATGAAAGATTTATTACAAAAAATAGCCAACAAAGTAGGATATACAATCATTAAGAAAGACACTTATGATAATATGGTCCAAAAAAGTAAAAAAGCAACAGTTATAAATGAAAAAAACGACCTGCTAAATAAGTTTTATGCAACATTGAAAGCCTTAAACTTTCAACCTAATTTTATTGTTGATATTGGGGCTAATACCGGAACATGGACAAGAGAAGCATTAAAACAATTCCCAGACTCTTCTTATCTTCTTATAGAACCACAGGAAAAGCTTTCAGCCAATTTCCACGACTTGCTGCAAAATCCTAAAATAAAATATTTACCTGTGGGGGTTGGAAATAAAAATGATATCTTAAAATTCACAATAGTTGATAGAGACGACAGCTGCTCTTTTATTTATTCAGAAGAGGAAGCTGCCAGAATGGGATATGAGCAAATTGAAGTTCCCATAAAAACTCTGAGTTCAATTATCAAGGAAAATAATTTTGATTATCCTGATATTGTAAAAATTGACGCTGAAGGCTTAGATCTGGAGGTGATTGATGGTGCCTCCGATTTATTTGGAAAAACAGAAGTGTTTATGGTAGAGGCAGGCGTTCAGGTTAAGGTTTACAAAAACACTTTACTGAGATTAGTCAATAAAATGGACGAAGTAGGATATGAACTATATGACATTACAGATTTGAACAGACCGCTTGACATTCCTGTTTTATGGCTTGTAGAACTTGTCTTTGTAAAAAAAGGAGGTAAACTCACTCAATTTCCTATAAATCTATAG
- a CDS encoding ABC transporter ATP-binding protein: MLALKAENISKQYRLGEVGTGTLSHDLNRFWHKLRGKEDPYLKIGEANDRTTKGDSDYVWSLRDVNFEINQGDAVGIIGRNGAGKSTLLKLLSKVTKPTTGKIYTNGRIASLLEVGTGFHPEMTGRENVFLNGAILGMTKKEIKRKFDEIVDFSGVERYIDTPVKRYSSGMYVRLAFAVAAHLESEILVVDEVLAVGDAEFQKKCLGKMGDVTKGEGRTILFVSHNMAAIKTLCNNGILLEKGMVKYSGNIDKCVSYYLGNSKENEYIKTFDIGSENVRIQRVTVKNSDSDDFKNLYENQAIELITDINVLSNTPERYHLTYVLNNEQGEPLFSLSHFEQFGLKPGHNKIKCTFPAKYFQSGNYYLSLYIIEDSLRADFIESDIFTFIVEDTPRELGDWMGREPGYIRPTFNWTLD, encoded by the coding sequence ATGTTAGCTTTAAAAGCGGAAAATATATCAAAACAATATCGTTTGGGTGAAGTGGGAACCGGAACTCTTTCCCATGATCTTAACAGATTTTGGCATAAGCTAAGGGGAAAGGAAGATCCTTACTTAAAGATTGGTGAAGCCAATGACAGAACAACAAAAGGCGATTCTGATTATGTATGGTCTCTTCGTGATGTTAATTTTGAGATTAACCAAGGAGATGCTGTTGGGATTATAGGTAGAAATGGTGCAGGAAAATCTACTCTTCTTAAACTTTTAAGTAAAGTAACCAAACCTACTACCGGAAAAATTTACACCAACGGAAGAATCGCTTCTTTACTAGAAGTGGGAACAGGATTCCATCCAGAAATGACTGGTCGTGAGAATGTATTCTTAAATGGAGCCATTCTAGGAATGACAAAAAAAGAAATTAAACGTAAATTTGATGAGATTGTTGATTTTTCAGGGGTTGAAAGATATATAGATACCCCTGTAAAAAGATATTCTTCAGGAATGTATGTACGTCTTGCTTTTGCTGTTGCCGCTCACCTGGAATCCGAAATATTAGTTGTAGATGAAGTTTTAGCGGTAGGAGATGCAGAGTTTCAGAAGAAATGTTTGGGAAAAATGGGAGATGTTACCAAAGGAGAAGGCCGAACTATTTTGTTTGTAAGTCATAATATGGCTGCTATAAAAACACTTTGCAACAATGGTATTCTATTGGAAAAAGGAATGGTGAAATATTCAGGAAATATAGATAAATGTGTAAGCTATTATCTCGGAAATTCCAAAGAAAATGAATATATAAAAACCTTTGACATTGGAAGTGAGAACGTTAGAATCCAACGAGTTACTGTGAAAAATTCTGACTCAGATGATTTTAAGAATCTATATGAAAATCAAGCAATAGAATTAATAACAGATATCAATGTTCTTTCAAATACGCCAGAAAGATATCATCTGACCTATGTTTTGAATAATGAACAAGGAGAACCTCTTTTTTCTCTTTCTCATTTTGAACAATTTGGATTAAAACCTGGACATAACAAAATAAAATGTACTTTCCCAGCAAAATATTTCCAATCTGGTAATTATTATTTGAGTTTATACATTATTGAAGATAGTTTGAGAGCAGATTTTATTGAATCTGATATATTTACATTTATAGTTGAAGATACTCCAAGGGAATTAGGCGACTGGATGGGACGTGAACCCGGATATATCCGCCCAACCTTCAACTGGACCTTAGATTAA
- a CDS encoding ABC transporter permease yields MNEPQQKWTETIEANHSLFDLKLKEVWRYKDLIYMFVKRDFISSFKQTILGPIWFFINPIFTTITYLIIFGRFAKLPTDGAPGIIFYLSGVTLWNYFSGALLGTTATFTGNASIFGKVYFPRLVTPISIVISNLMRLSVQFLLFLIVWGYYLINNEISPNWWVLATPFLLILMALFALGVGMIFSALTTKYKDLSMLLAFGVSLYMYATPVIYPVSMLPGYFKKLAKFNPLTGIFECFKYGWLGVGDFSPVMLVASTVIILVLLAVGVITFNKVEKTFMDTV; encoded by the coding sequence ATGAATGAACCACAGCAAAAGTGGACAGAAACCATTGAAGCAAATCATTCCTTATTTGATTTAAAACTCAAGGAAGTATGGCGATATAAAGATCTTATTTACATGTTTGTAAAGAGAGACTTTATATCCAGTTTCAAGCAAACCATTTTGGGACCAATTTGGTTTTTTATCAATCCTATCTTCACTACAATTACTTATCTGATTATTTTCGGAAGATTCGCTAAGCTTCCCACAGACGGAGCTCCCGGCATCATATTTTATCTTTCAGGAGTCACTTTATGGAACTATTTTTCCGGGGCACTGCTAGGCACTACTGCAACGTTTACAGGGAATGCCAGTATCTTTGGCAAGGTGTATTTTCCAAGACTGGTAACTCCCATCTCAATTGTCATTTCAAACCTGATGCGTTTAAGTGTTCAATTCCTTCTCTTTCTGATTGTTTGGGGATATTACCTCATCAACAATGAAATTTCACCCAACTGGTGGGTTTTAGCAACTCCTTTTTTACTAATCCTTATGGCCCTTTTTGCATTGGGGGTTGGAATGATATTTTCAGCACTTACTACAAAATATAAGGATTTAAGTATGCTTTTAGCATTTGGGGTAAGCTTATATATGTATGCTACACCGGTCATCTATCCTGTATCTATGCTTCCCGGATATTTTAAAAAGCTTGCAAAATTCAACCCATTAACGGGTATTTTTGAATGCTTTAAGTATGGCTGGCTAGGTGTGGGAGACTTTTCTCCGGTAATGCTGGTTGCCAGTACTGTTATCATACTGGTTCTTCTGGCAGTAGGTGTTATTACCTTCAATAAAGTGGAGAAGACCTTCATGGATACAGTATAA
- the rfbA gene encoding glucose-1-phosphate thymidylyltransferase RfbA, producing MKGIILAGGSGTRLYPLTIAVSKQLMPVYDKPMIYYPLSTLLLAGIKDILIITTPHDQAGFIKLLGDGSQIGCNIEYVVQPSPDGLAQAFILGDKFIGNDPAALVLGDNIFYGSEMGTLLKNKTNPDGGVVFAYHVADPERYGVVEFDDNFKAVSIEEKPLQPKSNYAVPGLYFYDNNVVEIAKNIKPSERGELEITDINNVYLKNEKLEVGVLDRGTAWLDTGTFDSLHDASEFVSVIEKRQGFKIGCIEEIAFRNKFINEEKLLETAAKYGKSGYGQYLKQLVGQ from the coding sequence ATGAAAGGAATAATATTAGCCGGAGGATCCGGAACAAGACTCTACCCTCTAACCATTGCTGTAAGTAAGCAATTGATGCCTGTTTATGATAAACCGATGATTTACTATCCGTTATCCACCTTACTGTTAGCTGGAATTAAGGATATCCTGATTATCACTACCCCTCATGACCAGGCTGGATTTATTAAATTGCTAGGTGATGGCTCACAGATTGGCTGCAATATAGAATATGTAGTACAGCCTAGTCCGGATGGACTGGCACAAGCCTTTATTCTGGGCGATAAATTTATTGGTAATGATCCGGCCGCACTTGTTTTAGGAGACAATATCTTTTATGGCTCTGAAATGGGGACTTTATTGAAAAACAAAACCAATCCGGATGGAGGTGTTGTTTTCGCTTACCACGTTGCCGATCCGGAAAGATATGGCGTTGTAGAGTTTGATGACAACTTCAAAGCTGTTTCTATTGAAGAAAAACCTTTACAGCCGAAATCTAACTATGCCGTGCCAGGATTATACTTTTACGACAACAATGTAGTGGAAATCGCTAAAAATATAAAGCCATCTGAAAGAGGAGAACTGGAAATTACCGATATCAACAATGTTTATCTGAAAAATGAAAAACTTGAAGTGGGTGTTCTGGACAGAGGTACAGCATGGCTGGACACAGGGACTTTTGATTCCCTTCATGATGCTTCAGAATTCGTAAGTGTTATTGAAAAAAGACAAGGTTTCAAGATTGGATGTATTGAGGAAATTGCTTTCAGAAATAAATTCATCAACGAAGAAAAATTACTGGAAACAGCGGCTAAATACGGTAAAAGTGGCTACGGCCAGTATTTGAAACAACTTGTTGGTCAATAA
- the rfbB gene encoding dTDP-glucose 4,6-dehydratase, producing MKNIIITGGAGFIGSHVVREFVKNNPESKIINLDALTYAGNLENLKDIENEPNYVFEKADITKPEELRKVFEKYNPDAVVHLAAESHVDRSITDPMAFINTNVNGTANLLNLCKEFWTLNPDHTHGRFPDEKRTNLFYHVSTDEVYGSLGETGFFLETTSYDPQSPYSASKAASDHLVRAYGNTYGMPFIVSNCSNNYGPNHFPEKLIPLCISNIINEKPLPIYGDGKYTRDWLFVIDHARAIHQIFNEAKTGETYNIGGFNEWQNIDLVKELIKQMDAKLGRPEGYSEKLITFVKDRPGHDKRYAIDANKLNKDLGWKPSVTFEEGLGKTIDWYLENKEWLENVTSGDYQKYYEKQYN from the coding sequence ATGAAAAATATCATTATTACGGGAGGAGCGGGATTCATCGGATCCCATGTTGTGAGAGAATTTGTAAAAAACAATCCGGAAAGCAAGATCATCAACCTTGATGCATTAACCTATGCCGGAAATCTTGAAAACCTGAAGGACATTGAAAATGAACCTAATTATGTTTTCGAAAAAGCAGACATAACAAAACCTGAAGAATTAAGAAAAGTTTTTGAAAAATATAACCCGGATGCAGTTGTTCATTTAGCTGCAGAAAGCCACGTTGACAGAAGCATTACAGATCCGATGGCTTTCATCAATACTAATGTAAACGGAACGGCAAATCTACTTAACCTTTGCAAAGAATTCTGGACGTTAAATCCGGACCACACGCATGGAAGATTCCCGGATGAAAAAAGAACCAACCTTTTTTACCATGTTTCCACCGACGAAGTATATGGAAGTTTAGGAGAAACAGGATTTTTCCTTGAAACCACTTCTTATGATCCGCAATCTCCATACTCTGCATCAAAAGCAGCTTCAGATCATTTGGTAAGAGCCTATGGCAATACATACGGCATGCCGTTTATTGTTTCAAACTGTTCAAATAATTACGGACCGAATCACTTTCCGGAAAAATTAATTCCGCTTTGTATTTCTAACATCATTAATGAGAAACCTTTACCTATTTATGGTGATGGAAAATACACAAGAGACTGGTTATTTGTAATTGACCATGCAAGAGCAATTCACCAAATATTCAATGAAGCCAAAACCGGAGAAACCTATAACATCGGCGGATTCAATGAGTGGCAGAATATTGACCTGGTAAAAGAACTGATTAAGCAAATGGATGCTAAATTAGGAAGACCTGAAGGGTATTCTGAAAAACTGATCACTTTTGTAAAAGACAGACCAGGTCATGATAAACGTTATGCTATTGATGCCAATAAATTAAACAAGGATTTAGGCTGGAAACCATCCGTAACATTTGAAGAAGGATTAGGTAAAACGATCGACTGGTATCTTGAAAATAAGGAATGGCTGGAGAACGTAACCAGTGGAGATTATCAAAAGTATTACGAAAAACAGTATAACTAA
- a CDS encoding UDP-glucose dehydrogenase family protein yields MNITIVGTGYVGLVTGTTLAELGNSVYCVDIDEKKVEGMKNGIVPIYEPNLEEMFLRNIQSERLFFTTNLKEALDKSEVIYLALPTPPGEDGSADLSYVLKVANDIGELMTEYKVIVNKSTVPVGTADRVRETISSKTKIPFDVVSNPEFLREGFAVEDSMNPSRVVVGASSDKAKDIMAKIYQPFTNTGIPIIFMDEKSSELTKYAANSFLAVKITFMNEIANYCEKVGADVDKVRLGMGSDDRIGHRFLFPGIGYGGSCFPKDVKALIKSGKQEDFNFQILEATESVNTSQKVILVSEIEKYFGGNIEGKKIAMWGLAFKANTDDIREASSLDNIALLLKKGAIIVAYDAVAETNVQKVLGDKIQYAKGMYDALDNVDALFIATEWPEFKNPNFELMAKKMKNKVIFDGRNMYPLEIPEQNGFYYKSIGRKTITK; encoded by the coding sequence TTGAATATAACGATTGTAGGAACAGGTTATGTGGGATTAGTTACAGGAACTACTCTGGCAGAGCTTGGCAATTCAGTATACTGTGTTGATATTGATGAAAAAAAAGTAGAAGGTATGAAAAACGGCATTGTTCCCATCTATGAGCCGAACCTTGAAGAAATGTTTCTTAGAAACATTCAGTCTGAAAGATTGTTTTTCACTACCAATTTAAAGGAAGCTTTAGACAAAAGTGAAGTAATTTATCTCGCATTGCCAACCCCTCCCGGAGAGGATGGTTCTGCAGATCTGTCATATGTACTAAAGGTAGCAAACGATATTGGAGAACTGATGACCGAATATAAGGTTATCGTTAATAAAAGCACAGTTCCTGTAGGTACTGCAGACAGAGTAAGAGAAACAATATCTTCTAAAACAAAGATTCCTTTTGATGTTGTTTCCAATCCTGAATTTTTAAGAGAAGGTTTTGCTGTTGAAGATTCTATGAATCCTTCAAGAGTAGTGGTTGGAGCCAGCTCTGATAAGGCTAAAGATATTATGGCTAAAATCTATCAGCCATTTACCAATACAGGGATTCCCATTATTTTCATGGATGAGAAATCTTCTGAGCTCACAAAATATGCTGCCAACTCATTCTTAGCAGTAAAGATTACTTTTATGAATGAAATTGCCAACTACTGTGAAAAAGTAGGGGCTGATGTAGATAAGGTAAGACTGGGAATGGGCAGTGATGACAGAATTGGCCACAGATTCTTATTTCCGGGAATAGGATATGGCGGAAGCTGCTTTCCTAAAGATGTAAAAGCCCTTATAAAATCAGGAAAACAGGAAGATTTCAACTTCCAGATCCTGGAAGCTACAGAAAGTGTAAATACTTCACAAAAAGTAATTCTTGTCTCTGAAATTGAAAAATACTTTGGTGGAAATATTGAAGGAAAAAAGATCGCAATGTGGGGACTTGCCTTCAAAGCCAACACAGATGATATCAGAGAAGCTTCTTCTTTAGATAATATTGCTCTTTTATTGAAAAAGGGCGCAATAATTGTAGCCTATGATGCTGTTGCTGAAACTAATGTTCAAAAAGTTCTGGGAGACAAAATTCAATATGCTAAAGGAATGTATGATGCATTGGACAATGTAGATGCCTTATTTATTGCTACAGAATGGCCTGAATTCAAAAACCCCAATTTTGAGCTTATGGCTAAAAAGATGAAAAATAAGGTAATTTTTGACGGAAGGAATATGTATCCTTTAGAAATTCCTGAACAAAACGGATTCTATTACAAAAGTATAGGCAGAAAAACAATTACAAAATAA
- the rimP gene encoding ribosome assembly cofactor RimP, whose protein sequence is MEFKKRIEELLNEFLETRKDLFLIELKISAGDDITVILDGDNGVSLQDCLDASRAIEFNMDREEHDFSLQVMSAGLSEPLVTPRQFNKNIGREIEVMLEDSSKIEGELSKVDEEKITLILRYRKPKDIGKGKVDVEEEKEIPYTEIKKALVVIKF, encoded by the coding sequence ATGGAGTTTAAAAAAAGAATTGAAGAATTATTAAATGAATTCCTTGAGACCAGAAAAGATCTTTTTCTTATTGAGCTTAAGATCTCTGCAGGGGATGATATTACAGTGATTTTAGATGGTGATAATGGAGTTTCTTTGCAGGACTGCCTTGATGCAAGCCGTGCTATAGAATTCAATATGGATCGGGAAGAACATGATTTCAGCCTTCAGGTGATGTCTGCAGGATTAAGCGAACCATTAGTAACACCAAGACAGTTCAATAAAAACATAGGAAGAGAGATTGAGGTGATGCTGGAGGATTCTTCTAAAATTGAAGGGGAATTGTCAAAAGTAGATGAAGAGAAGATCACTCTTATTTTACGTTACCGTAAACCGAAAGATATCGGTAAAGGGAAGGTGGATGTGGAAGAGGAAAAAGAAATTCCTTACACTGAGATCAAAAAGGCATTAGTAGTAATTAAATTTTAA